The following is a genomic window from bacterium.
TAATGTTTTTGAGGTTTCTTCATTACATGCAACAACAGGAATTTGTGTTCCCACTATTTCGTTAATAATATATTCAGCCATCCATGCAAAATCAGGTGTTTTTGAAACTGTATCATTCAAAAGCTCGACAGAATCAACTCCCATTCTGATTATAGCCATTGCAGCAAGTCCTCTTGCAGCGCCTTTAACTGTCATTAAAGAGTTTATAAGATAAGGTAAGGTTTTTATACCAATACTAACGATATTATTTTCGATTTCTGCTCTTAATTTAGCATCACAATTTTCAGCAGCTTTTAAAAGATAACAAATATAACTTGATAAAGAGAATTCTTTGTTATTTTCGTCAACAAACTCAAGAGTACCGATTATATTAGAAATTTTGGAAGCGATTTTTTTTGTTTCGCTTGTAATTATTATATTTTTTGGATCTGAAGCTTTCATTACTCAACTTTCTAAAAAACTAAAAAACAAACGTATTTTTTACACTTTTATTTTCAACATGATAATTCTACACAGAAAAAAAATGAAAATTGAAAATCCTTACATAATCTTTATATGAATATAAAGTTTGTTAATAAAAAAAATTGTCATGAATTTTGTAAAGAATTTATAAAGATTTGAAAGCCTACTCTTATAACGTATCAGCCGTCAAGTTCTTCTTTAAGAATTTTGTTGACGGTTTCAGGATTTGCCCTGCCTTTTGTTTCCTTCATTACTTGCCCGACAAAGAAACCAAATAACTGCGGTTTTCCTGACTTGTATTTTTCGACTTCGCCTTTGTTAGCTTCAAGGATTTTTTTAATAGTATCTTTAAGAGCGCCTTCATCAGAAATTACGCTCATTCCCTGCTCTTCAACCATTTTTTTAACAGAGCCGCCATTTTTCATGAGAGGCGCAATTAATTTTTTGGCAATATTGTTGGAAATCGTTCCTTTATCAATCAATATAATCATTTCGGCGAGAGATTCAGGAGTTAATTCAATTTTATCAATCGTAGTTTTATGTTCGTTAAGGTAAGCTGTAATATCGCCCATTAGCCAATTTGCAGCAGATTTTGCATTTATTTTAAGTTCAACTGTTTTATCCAGAAAAAGTGCCATTTCCATTGAATTTACAAGAACTTCTGCGTCATATTTCGACAAGCCAAGCTCGTCTATATATCTTTTAAGCTTCTGTGCAGGCAGCTCCGGCATTGTTTCTCTGATTCTATGAACCCAATCAGCATCTATTTCGATAGGAACAAGATCAGGTTCAGGGAAATACCTGTAATCATGCGCTTCTTCCTTGCTTCTCATTGAAATTGTGATTTCTTCATCTTCTTTCCAGAGTCGGGTTTCCTGGACTACTTTACCGCCTGACTCAACAAGTTCAATTTGTCTTTCAACTTCATATTCGAGGGCTCTTTGCAAAGCTTTAAAACTGTTCATGTTTTTAATTTCTGCTTTTGTGCCTAATTCTTTTTGTCCTACAGGTCTGATGCTGATATTTGCATCGCATCTCAAGCTGCCTTCTTCAAGGTTTCCGTCGCAAACCCCGAGATATCTCACGATATTTCGCAATTCTTCGACATAAATTCTGGCTTCTTCGGGAGAATTAATATCAGCTTCGCTTACGATTTCCAGAAGAGGAACTCCTGTCCTGTTATAATCCACAAGGCTATAAGTTGACCCTGCAAGTCCTGTAGCTCCGGCATGTACTAATTTACCGGCATCTTCTTCAAGATGAGCCCTGTTTATCCTGATTACCCTGCCATTTATTTCGATATAACCGTTTTTGCAAACAGGCATATCAAATTGAGAAACCTGATAATTTTTAGGTAAATCAGGGTAAAAATATTGTTTTCTGTCAAATTTAGAATGGCGCGCAATTTCGCAGTTGAGAGCAAGTCCTGTTAAGATTGCATATTCAAGAACTTTTTTGTTTAAAACGGGTAATACCCCAGGATACCCCATACAAACAGGGCAAACCTGAGAATTATGTTCATTTCCGAATTCTGTTGCGCTGTCACAAAAAATTTTCGACTTCGTTTTTAACTGGGCATGAACTTCTAACCCTATAACTGTTTCGTATTTATCCGTTATTTCCTGTGTTATTGCTGACATAATAAATTTTTCCCACTTTTTCTATTTAACCTGAATTGCTGATTGGCTTTTGTTGTCATTGACAGGCAACTAATAAGGTATTTCAAATATTAATCATGCTTACGAAGCAATCTTCCCATATACTATACCGCTCCGAAAAAGTAATCAATAAAATGAAAATATTTTGCACAAAAAGTAACCACAATTATTACCAATGTAGTAATTCAAAACAAAAAGAAAAGCTACCAATTTATTCGGTAGCTGGTAAATATTTTGGGAGGAGATTTGGGGGGTTGTTTGTTACTTATATAATTCTCGTGACAAAAAATAATTGACAGTTTCGCATTGAAATCGCAACACTTTGTTACAATCGTTAAATAACGAAAGGAGCAAAATAAATGACAGAAGTAAAAAGAGGGCATTTGACAGAAGAAGAAAGAGACTTAATAACTATTCTTCATGCACAATGCAAAAAAGTAAGAGAAATAGCAAGAGCAACAGGCAGAAGCCCCGCTACAATCTCAAGAGAATTAAACAGAAAAGAAGCTGTCTATTTAAATGGCAA
Proteins encoded in this region:
- the gatB gene encoding Asp-tRNA(Asn)/Glu-tRNA(Gln) amidotransferase subunit GatB → MSAITQEITDKYETVIGLEVHAQLKTKSKIFCDSATEFGNEHNSQVCPVCMGYPGVLPVLNKKVLEYAILTGLALNCEIARHSKFDRKQYFYPDLPKNYQVSQFDMPVCKNGYIEINGRVIRINRAHLEEDAGKLVHAGATGLAGSTYSLVDYNRTGVPLLEIVSEADINSPEEARIYVEELRNIVRYLGVCDGNLEEGSLRCDANISIRPVGQKELGTKAEIKNMNSFKALQRALEYEVERQIELVESGGKVVQETRLWKEDEEITISMRSKEEAHDYRYFPEPDLVPIEIDADWVHRIRETMPELPAQKLKRYIDELGLSKYDAEVLVNSMEMALFLDKTVELKINAKSAANWLMGDITAYLNEHKTTIDKIELTPESLAEMIILIDKGTISNNIAKKLIAPLMKNGGSVKKMVEEQGMSVISDEGALKDTIKKILEANKGEVEKYKSGKPQLFGFFVGQVMKETKGRANPETVNKILKEELDG